A window of Arcobacter acticola genomic DNA:
ATGTAAAAATTATGGGTATTAAAGATTGTAAAGAGTGTTATGCAAATTGTAATTTTGGAGATAAAGATGTTAAATAAAAATTTAATTGGATTTAGTGATAAAGAAGAATATTTACCAAAAGATTTTGATGAGTTTAATTCAATAATTAGATTAAGACAAATGTTTTTAAATCTAAGTAATAATATTTTACATTCATATTGCCATTTTTCTAAATATGAACAAAAGAAATTATCAAGTTTATCTTTGCAAGATGCTTTTATATATAAAATAAAAAGTATGAGTCCAATTAGTTATATAAAAACACACAAATATAAAAATAGAAGTTTTAAACTTTGCATTAAGTCTACAAAAATAATTAATAACTATTTAAATGCAAATAATAAAAATTCAATTGTTATTTCAAATAATCATTTACTTCCCCTCGCAAAACTTATATCCCTTTGTTTTACAAACAATAAGATGCAAGTACTTATTGATAAGCATTTATTATTTCATGAGTTTGTATTAAAAAAGATAAAGAAACTTCATGCAGATAAAACTGTTATTGATTTAGGAAATGCTATTTGTATTAAAACAAAAGATTTTGTTGGCTTGAAAATTTACACTTCATGGAAAGATATAATTGTAAATAAACCAAATATTCAAGACGAATTAGAAAGTGCAATAAAATCAATTAAAAAAGGTGAATATTATCAAATATATTTAGCTTATCCAAAAAACAATGACTTTAAAAAACAAATCCCTATTTATGTGGATGAATTAAAAAATAAAGAGTATCAAATAAAAGCAATACCTTACTCTTTAAGATCAATTATAAAAAATTAATTAAAAATAAGGAAATAAAATGGCAACAGCAATATTTTTTGCAAGTAGTACAGGGAACAGTGAAGAGATAGCTTCTAAAATAGCTTCTTCATTAAATAATATTGAAGTATTTGATTTATCAGGAACAAAAATAGAAAAAATCAATGATTACGATAAAATAATTTTTGGTGGATCAACGTGGGGAGATGGAGAATTAAATGATGATTGGGAAGATGTTTGGGGTGATTTTTGTAAATTAGATTTTAGCTCTAAAACAATTGCATTATTTGGATTAGGTGATCAAGAAAGTTATAGTGACGAATTCTGTAGTGCTCTAGGATTAATCTATGAGCAAGTAAAATCAATGAATGCAAATGTTATTGGTTTTACATCAAGCGAAGGTTATTATCATGATGCTTCAAAAGCACAAATTGATGATAAGTTTGTTGGATTAGTAATTGATGAAGATAATCAAAGTGATTTAACAGATGAAAGAATTAAAAATTGGGTAAATGAAATAAAAGAAGATATTTTATAAAAATATTTTATCAAAGAGTAGTATAAATATACTACTCTTGACAAGTTTCACAAGTTCCATATAACTGCATTGAATGACTAGTTATTTTAAACTTATTCTTTTTAGCTATTTTATCTTGTCTTTTTTCGATCTCATCATCAATAAACTCAATGATTTTACCACAATTTGTACAAATCAAATGATCATGATGTGATTTTGCATTACTTTCATATTTTTTACCATCTGTACCAAAAGCAATAGAAGTAATCAAATCAACTTCTTCTAAAAAGCTAAGAGCTCTATAAACAGTAGCTATTCCAATATTTGAGTCTGTGTGCTCTTTTTTAATCTCATTATATACTTCTTCAGCAGTTAAATGATCTTGAGCATCTAATAAGACACTTAAAACAATCTCTCTTTGTTCTGTATATTTAAGTCCTTTTTGTTTTACTATCTTTTTTAATTCATCTATTATTTCTTCATTACTATTTTCATTTAACATTAAAGTACACCTTAAAAAATTTTATACTGATTCAGTATATCTAAAGTTAACAAAAATTACAAATATATTTTATTGATACACATCAAGTATTAAAAAGTTAAATTATATTATAATAATCATTATTAATACTATAAAAGGTAAATGAATGACATTAAATGAATTAAAAATTAAAGAAAGTGCTGAAGTCATATCTATAAATTGTGATAAAGTACTTAAGAATAGACTCTATTCATTTGGGATTATAAAAGGTGCTATTGTAAAAATAGAAGAATTAACCCTTACAAAAAGTACAATTGAAATAAAAATCAATCAATCTAAAATAGCTCTTAGACTAAGTGAAGCTGAAAAAATTGAGGTTAAATATGCATAATAAAACAATAAAAATTGCTTTAGTTGGACAACCTAATGTTGGAAAATCTATGCTTATTAATTCAATTTCAAATGCAAGACTAAGAGTTGGAAATTTCTCAGGTGTAACCGTTGCAAAAGAAGAAGTTTTTCTTAAATATAAAGACTATCAAATTCAAATAACAGATTTACCAGGAGCTTACTCTTTAAATGATTATACTCTTGAAGAAAAAGTTACTAAAGAATTTCTAGATAAAGAAGATTATGACATTATTTTAAATGTATTAGATTCAACAAATCTGCAAAGAAATCTTCTTTTAACCTCAGAATTATTAGCTCTTGATAAAAAAATGATACTTGCATTAAA
This region includes:
- a CDS encoding flavodoxin — translated: MATAIFFASSTGNSEEIASKIASSLNNIEVFDLSGTKIEKINDYDKIIFGGSTWGDGELNDDWEDVWGDFCKLDFSSKTIALFGLGDQESYSDEFCSALGLIYEQVKSMNANVIGFTSSEGYYHDASKAQIDDKFVGLVIDEDNQSDLTDERIKNWVNEIKEDIL
- a CDS encoding Fur family transcriptional regulator, with the protein product MLNENSNEEIIDELKKIVKQKGLKYTEQREIVLSVLLDAQDHLTAEEVYNEIKKEHTDSNIGIATVYRALSFLEEVDLITSIAFGTDGKKYESNAKSHHDHLICTNCGKIIEFIDDEIEKRQDKIAKKNKFKITSHSMQLYGTCETCQE
- a CDS encoding FeoA family protein produces the protein MTLNELKIKESAEVISINCDKVLKNRLYSFGIIKGAIVKIEELTLTKSTIEIKINQSKIALRLSEAEKIEVKYA